In Aquificaceae bacterium, the genomic stretch GCCCTGCTTAGAAAGGCAAGGTAAGCACTTCCCAGAGCACCCACACCTACCACTAAGAACTTCATTCCTTTTCCTCTAACTTTACAATAGGCAAAAGGTCTCTAAGGTCTATGTATCTATCACAAGCGTTTACCAATTCAATGGCAGTGGCTTCCTTCGCAGAAAGACAGATAATCTCCTTCCCAAAATTTCTGAGTGTCCAAACCAACTTTTCAAAATCTCCATCTCCAGTGCATAGTATGGCAGTCTGATAGTTATCCTTGGTAAGCAGAGCATCTATAGCAAGGTTCACATCTAAGTCTCCTTTGTAAGTTCCATCCTTAAGCTGTTTTATGGGTTTTTTAACCACCGTTATACCGCTAAAGGCAAGCATTTTAATGAAGCTCTCTTGCTTCTCGTCTCCTTCCCTGTATGCAAGGTAGAAAAAGGTGTTGTATATATCAAACTCCACCCTAAAGTAATTTACAAGCTTAATAAGGTCAATACGTTGGTGTAGAATTTCCTTCTGAATAAAGTAAAAGTTTGCTCCATCTATAAATATACAAGCCCTTCTTTTCAATCCTGGATATACCATATCCTTATACCAGCAGAAACATGAGAATTTCTCTCCCAAAGGGTCTCCACATTTATTATCTTTGGTTTGTTGAGTTTTATCCACTGATTTACCTGTTCCTCAAGAAGCTGTTCCATACTTTCGTCCTTAAAGGGTGTCATTTTACGGTAGAAGTCTTTAAAACGTATTTCCATCACGTAATCTCCTCTTCGTAATAGGATACCACCACCTTGGCAGGTCTTAGCACCCTGTCGTGTAGCCAATATCCTTTTCTTTCTACTCTAATGACCACGTTTGGAGGCACATCTTGAGTGTATTCTCTGTCTACAGCCTCTGCAAGGTATGGGTCAAACTCCTTGCCTAAGAGCTCTATTTCCCTTATTCCATACTTTTCTAATATTCTCAAGAGTTCTTTGTATATAAGCTCAAAGCCCCTTCTTAGCCCTTCCAGGTCTTGCCCTTCATATTGAAAGGCTCTTTCAAAGTTATCCACCACCTCAAGAAGGTCAAGAGCCAGCTTTTCATACCCGTATTTTTTTGCCTCCTCAAGGTCCTTTCTGTATCTTTCCTTTA encodes the following:
- a CDS encoding nucleotide exchange factor GrpE; translation: MEERQEPQEAQEPSQPVEDPRDQRIRELEEKLSKLENTARVINQRYVDLRREMEYLKERYRKDLEEAKKYGYEKLALDLLEVVDNFERAFQYEGQDLEGLRRGFELIYKELLRILEKYGIREIELLGKEFDPYLAEAVDREYTQDVPPNVVIRVERKGYWLHDRVLRPAKVVVSYYEEEIT
- a CDS encoding NYN domain-containing protein, encoding MVYPGLKRRACIFIDGANFYFIQKEILHQRIDLIKLVNYFRVEFDIYNTFFYLAYREGDEKQESFIKMLAFSGITVVKKPIKQLKDGTYKGDLDVNLAIDALLTKDNYQTAILCTGDGDFEKLVWTLRNFGKEIICLSAKEATAIELVNACDRYIDLRDLLPIVKLEEKE